One genomic segment of Centropristis striata isolate RG_2023a ecotype Rhode Island chromosome 13, C.striata_1.0, whole genome shotgun sequence includes these proteins:
- the LOC131983830 gene encoding guanine nucleotide-binding protein G(I)/G(S)/G(O) subunit gamma-7-like: MSGKMCSSNSVIQAQKLVEQLRVEAGMERIKISLTAADLVRFCQDHRRSDPLITGITASSNPFKDKKSCVLL, from the exons ATGTCAGGGAagatgtgcagcagcaacagtgtTATTCAGGCCCAGAAGCTGGTGGAGCAGCTGCGGGTGGAGGCGGGCATGGAGAGGATCAAG ATCTCCCTGACGGCAGCAGACCTGGTCCGGTTCTGTCAGGACCACCGGCGCAGCGACCCTCTGATCACCGGCATCACCGCCTCCTCCAACCCCTTCAAAGACAAGAAGAGCTGCGTGCTGCTCTGA